DNA from Sulfurimonas gotlandica GD1:
GTAGCAACTACGAATTCACGCTTTTCATATATGTCATCTAAGGAGTTATTTCCAATATTTAGTGATTCTCCAATAACAATAGATCCTAACTTTTTTGTATTTGGAACTACAGCAGAGACATGCTCATTATTATACTTAACCCATCTGTACATAGACTCTTCATATTTTTTAGCAGAGTCATAAAACATAACGATTTTTTCGTGCTCAAAAGCTTCATTTGACATAGCTTTTAATCTATCTAGTTCACTCATCATAAAAGCAAAATCTTTTTTAAACATTTCAAAAAGATTCTCATCAGGAGAGAGAAGATAACGTTTTTCATCTGCACGTGTCATATATGTGTATTGCCAAATATTTGATCCGGCATTGATTTTCTCTATAGTCTTTTGGGATAATTTTCTCTTGACATCTACACGTTTTGCTTCCACATACTGCTGAATCTGCGAGGTAATACTTTCACCATTTTTCTGAAGAACATTACTCTCTTTCTCAAGTTCTTCAAGCAAGTAAATACCTCTTTTGTAATTTACATCGTACTCTTTCATAGCTTGCTTAATCGCTCTGGTTGACTCTCCGCTCATCCCATCAAGAGTTTCATATATATGCTTAATTGCTCTCTCTGACTTGATAAAAGCCTGTTTAGCATTGGCATGATTCATAACAGAACCATTAGCATTTAAAAGGTAGTTTTTCTCTTCTAAAATCGCACGATACGCATTTCTTTCAATACTATTGGCACGAATTAATTCATCAACCTGAGCTTGAATAATATTTAGACCGTTATTTGAAACAAATGAGAGGCTAAGCGCAGCAAGTACACTTAAACCTACAAGTATATAGGTCTTGCATCTAATAGAAAAATTATTTAAGAAATTCATGCTCTTCCTAATATAAGATAATTTGATACTTCATTATATTACATTGATTATTTGTCTTTACTTATAAAATGAATTATAATACGCTTATACAAAGGAAGCCAGATGCCACGCATAGACAGTCAAAAATTTTATAGCTCAGCGATAGAAGTTCATGGTGTTACTGCTAAAGGTGTGAACTGGCACTCAAAAGAGTCTCAACGCACTAGATTTGATATTATTTTCAATATACTACCGAAGGATTTAACACAATTCACTATTGCAGATGCAGGTTGTGGGTTTGGTGACTTGTATCTGTATGCTCAAAAAAAGAAAAGATTACCAAAAGAGTATATCGGAATAGACTCTCTACCTGACATGTACTCTATAGCATCTGAGCAAACAGGCTGTGAAATCATCATCGCCGATATTTGTAAAGACCCTCTTCCAAGTGCTTCTTACTACATCTGTAGTGGTGCGATGAATGTGCTAAATAATTTTGAGACACATCTTTTTATTCGTAAGTGTTATGAAGCATCTGAGATAGGATTTATCTTCAACATCTTACACGGAGATAAAGAGAGCGAAACTTATAACTATCTCACTACCGCTCAAATACAAAAGATTGCATCTGAGATTGGAGTTACAAAGATAACGCTAAAAGATGATTATATGGAAGATGATATAACGGTAGGCTTTTATAAATAATGTGCGCAATATTTGGAATAGTTGGAGAGTATGATGAGGCAAAAGCAAAAAGAGCTTTAGCACTACTTTCTCACAGAGGCCCTGACTACTGCGGCATTACTCAAAAAACAAACTTATTTTTTGCACACCAGAGACTTAGCATCTTAGATGAGAACGCTCGTTCACATCAACCAATAAAGCATGAAAATATCCTTCTTTCTTTCAATGGAGAGATATATAACTTCAAAGAGTTAAAGCAAGAACTCTCATCCGAATTTAACTTCAAAACTCAGGGTGACAGCGAGGTAATCATCGCTGCATATCTAAAGTGGGGAGCAGACTTTGCACTGCATCTGCGAGGTATGTTTGCCATTGCTTTGATGGACGCTGATACACTATACCTCTTTCGTGACAGACTTGGTAAAAAGCCTCTCTTTTTTATGCACCAAGATAGTTTCATCTTTGCATCTGAGATAAAAGCGCTTACTCCTTTTTTAAACAAAACTCAGATGAACGAAGATGCTCTTATGAGTTACCTCTCTTTTTTAGCACCTACTGCTCCAAACACTTTTTTTAAAGGCATCAACAAACTTGCATCTGGAGAATATCTGGTTTTAAAAAACGGGCAGTATGAAGTAAAGAGATACTTCGACCTGCTAGACACTAACCCGAGTATCATAACAGATAGAGATGAAGCTCTGTATACCTTAGAGTCACTTTTAAAAGAGTCTATTACTATGCGTCTAGATGCTGACCAGCCTATGGCATCTCTACTCTCAGGAGGGATAGACAGTGCTACTATAAACTACTACGCAAAACACAGCGGAGTAAACCTTCAAACATATACACTTGGTTATGAAAATTTTGCAAAATATGATGAACGCCAAAATGCAAAAGAGACAGCTGACTTTTTGAGTCTTAGCAATATTGATGTAGAAATAACCCAAGATGATTTTATAGATGCAAGTGATAAAGTTTTAGACTCTTTGGATGAACCTCTGAACGATCCTGCATCTGTGCCTCTGTATTTGCTGTTTGATAGAATTAAAAGAGATGGATATAAAGTAGTTCTAAGCGGTGAAGGAAGTGATGAGCTTTTTCTTGGTTATAGACAATACTTTGAATTTTTAGATATAGAGCAGATGTCAAAACTCTCAAACAAGAACTGGCTAAAAAAATACTTCCGTTCAAACTACTCTCAAAATAGAGAGTGGGAATACTACAAAAGAATCTTCGATGATACACTTCTCTTTAGAACATCAGGTGAGACTTTTACAGACCTGCAAAAAAATGCTCTTATGAAAAGAAATGTAAAAGACAACCAAGCTCTAAAATACCTAAAAACTTATAGAGATAGATTTGAAGCATCCCCACATACAGATGAGAGCATCTGGTACAGCTACATAGACTTAAATCATTTTCAAGCTGAACAATTTCTTACAAAACTAGACCGTGTTAGTATGGCTCATAGTATTGAGTCTCGCACACCATTTTTAGACCATAAACTTGCATCTGCTGTTTTTAGTTTAGACCCGAAACTCCGCTACGAAGATGGAGTAACAAAGTCACTACTAAAACAAATAATGAAACCGCATCTAAATGAAAAAATCTTAAACAGAAAGAAAAAAGGTTTCTCAAATCCTTATATGGAGTACCTAGTTGACTCTAAAAAACTAGAACTTATCAAAGAGGTAAATCAACAGACTGGGATGTTTAAACCTAAAGAGTTAGATGAACTACTAAACTCTGCATCTACAGGTGGATTTAAACAGCACATTTGGGGGCTTTATGTGCTTAGTGTTTGGCTTAAGAAGTGGATAGTTTAATTAAGATATAATTCTTTTTAATATATTTAGGAATCTTTTATGAAATCAAACTACAAAATTATTATCGTTATTACTATCTTACTTCTTATCCTTTCTGTTACTATCTCTGTAGCCAATTACATGGTTTCACTAAAATCTACGCAGACGCATCTAAAAACTCAGTCGCTGCCTCTTTCTATTGACAATATCTATACTGAGATTCAAAAGCACTTAATAGAGCCTTATCTTGTTAGTTCTATGATGGCTAACGATACTTTTTTAAAAGACTGGATAGTTCATGAAGAGGAAAATGTAGGAAAAATAGCAAAATATCTTGACAGCATAAAAAACAAGTATGAGATGCTAACAGCATTCTTGGTCTCAGAGAAGAGTCATAAATACTACACTCATAATGGCTATTTAGAGGAAGTAAAAAAAGATAACCCAACTAATCAATGGTACTTCAAGTTCAAAAATACTCCAAAGAGCCATGAGATAAATCTAGACTTTAATGAGAACTTTACGAACACTCTTATTATGTTTATCAACTTTAAAATATACGATGACAACTATAATTTCATTGGTGCAACTGGGATTGGAATAGAGATTTCATATATTGATGAGATGCTTCGTATGTTCAAGAAAAACTACCATCTAAATGTTTACTTTTTAAATGAAGACGGAAAAGTTGTACTAACTAGACAAAACAAAGAAGCATATTCACATCTAAACGAGATGAAAGAGCTTAAAAAGTACAGAGATCAGATAATCTCAAAAGACACAAGTATGATTGAGTATGAAAAAAATGGTGAAGAGTACCTGCTCAAGACGAAGTATATTCCTGAACTAGATATCTATCTGGTAGTAGAAGCAAAATTAAATGACTTTGATAAAGAAGCTACACAAGTATTTTACTTTAACCTCATTATATCTTTGATTTTCACACTTTTATTTGCGATTATTATTATGTTTGTATTAAGAAATTACCACAGAAAACTAGAGATACTAGCTGACTTTGATTCACTTACAGAGATACCAAATAGACGAAACTTCAACACAAAATTTGAACAATTTTTATCTCTGCATAAAAGAGATGAGAGGCCTATTTGTCTTGTGTTTATGGATATAGATGATTTTAAGTCAATAAACGATGAGCTTGGTCACAATATCGGAGATGAAGTTTTAATACAAGTTGCTAAAATTTTAAAAAATAGAGTAAGAAAAACTGACCTTCTTTCACGATGGGGCGGAGAAGAGTTTACTATTGCATTTATAGACACAAATATAAATGATGCTCACACTATCACCCAAAAAATCAGAGAAGCAATAGAGAAAAATGAAACTCTTAAGAAAACTGTCGGATATAACCTTACAGCTAGTTTTGGTCTTACTGCCTGTAACGAGTACGATACTATTGATACAGTAATATCCAGAGCTGATAAAGCTATGTATGAAGCAAAACAACACGGTAAAAATAGAGTTGTTTTAGCACGATCGGCTGTTAGTGAAGAATCTTCCTAGCCGTTAAGAAAAGATAGTCTTTTCCGGTTACAGTCACTCTGTATTTCTTTTGTTGAAGATATTTTTTACAAAAGTGTATATCTTTTAAAACTAGACTCAACTCAGAAAATGCATAGTTTGGTGCTTTTGCACCATAAATCATCTCCCCGTCAATCCATCTACAGTTTGGAAATCCAAGAATTATAGCCCCACCTTTTTCTAAATGGTTTTGATAGAGAGACATAAAAGTAGTGTTAAAGTTTATATTTGTGCTTTGCAGAGTTCCTATAGAGATGATAAGATCAAACTCTCCAAGTCCTAACTCATCTAGTGCATTTATATCGTGGCATCTAAAGTCTACATTTGCACTTGGGAAATCTTTTTTTGCATACTCTATTGCAGATGCTGAGTAGTCAATCCCTACAAATTCTTTTTCTTTAAACTCATCAGCACTTAGTAACTCCTCTATAACTCTAAACTCATCACCTCTGTTTACACCAAGGTTTAAAACTCTTTTTTTGTCCTTGATATTTATGAACTTCAGAGCCTCTCTATAGTGGTAAAGAAAACTAAACTGGGCTGTTTTATCTATAGTAAAAAACTCACTATCTACACCGTACTTTTCACTGCTTTTATCTGCTTTGTGAAAAGAACTTTCAAGATTTAACTTCTGAAATCTCAGGGTTAAACTCTTTGCATCTGAGCTTGTAGGAGTCAGCATCTTCATAAAAAAGACCTGCGCTAAATCAACAAATGCTTTATAGCCTATGCGTTCTATATCACTCTCTAAAACTTCCAACTCAACAATCTCGCCAGCTTCTATTTCACAAGTCTCAAACCACTCAAGTATTTCTTTTGAACTTTTTTCTTTAAAATTTATATTCATTACCCTACCGTATTATATGACCTGTCACCAGCATCTCCAAGACCTGGTATTATGTACTTATCCTCGTTGAGTTTCTCATCTATTTGTGCGATATAGATATCAATCTCAGGATAAGCAGATTTTACCACGTCCAGACCCTCTGGTGAGCCTATTATGTTTAGTGTTATTATTCTTGATGGTTTTCTTGATTTTATAAGCTCCAATGCATCTATCATCGAACCGCCAGTTGCTACCATCGGATCAACTAAAAGTATAGTTTTCCCCTTACAATCCGGAAGTCTATCATAATAGAGAACACTTTCATGTGTTGTCTCATCTCTTTTCATAGCTAAAAATCCGGCATGAGCATCAGGCAGAAGCTCCATTACACTGTCTAGCATCGGCATCCCAGCTCTTAAAACCGTAACTACGACAATACTCTCTTCATCTATAGTTTTACAACTTAATTCTCCCGTCCATGTAATTACAGTCCTATCTAGAAGAGGAAAGTCGTGAAACGCTTCATAGACAAGCTGTTTTGTGAGCTCGGCTATAGTATGTCTAAAACGAACTGCATCTCGTCTTTGATCTCTTAGATGTGTCACCAAGGTTTTTGTTAGAGGGTTTGTCAATTCATGAATCATTCTTTACCTTTAAAAAGTTTACTCAATTCTGTTGAAAATGGAAATATGATTGTATTAGTCTTGTCATTGGAAATATCACTCATTGTTTGAAGATAACGAAGCTGTATCCCTAAACTATTTTCAGAGAGTTTTTTTGCTGCTGCTAGCAGATTTTCACTGGCTTCCAACTCACCTTTTGCATTGATTACTTTAGCACGACGTTCACGCTCTGCTTCTGCCTGTTTTGCAATAGCACGAACCATACTCTCATCAAGGTCAATATGCTTAATCTCAACATTTGAGATTTTTATCCCCCAGGCATCTGTCTGCTTATCAAGAATCTCTTGAATATCATGGTTAAGTCTTTCACGCTCTGCTAGCATCTCATCAAGTTCATGTCCACCAAGAACTGAGCGCAGAGTAGTCTGTGCGAGCTGACTCGTAGCTGTATTATAATCCTCTACTTGTATGATTGCTTTCTCTGGATCTAATACACGAAAATATACTACGGCATTTACATGGACAGATACATTATCGTGAGAGATTACATCTTGCGTCGGGACATCTAAAACTATGGTTCTTAAATCCACTCTGACCATCTGTTGAATAAATGGGATAAGGATGATTAAACCTGGGCCTTTGACACCAGTAAATCTTCCAAGAGTAAATACAACACCGCGTTCATACTCTCGTAAAATTCGAATGGCCATCGCCAAAAACACTATTACTAAAACTACTACATATATTCCAAAAACTGGTCCGTCAAAATACATCTTTTACTCCTTAATTGGTTTAACTTCGAGTGTAAGACCTGAGAGTCTTATGACTTCTACTCTTTGACCTGCACTCAACTTTGACTTACTCTTTGCACTCCACGCTTCACCGTGACAATATACATGATAAGAGTTTTCATTTACTTCAATCACTTCACCGAGAGCGCCGACTAGCTCCTCTGCTCCTGAGACTATTTTTGCACTACGCGAACTTATAAAGAGCCTAATAACTAGCACGAAAAATCCAAGGCTCACAATAGTCAATGCCAAGATTAATGGAATTGAAACACTACTACCCAAAGTATCTGCATCAAATAGAAGTATAGAACCAAAGGCAAAGGATATTACCCCACCGATGCCAAGCACACCAAATCCTGTTATAAAAACTTCTGCGACCATAAAGGCAATGCCTAAAATAATCAGTGCCAGACCTGCATAGTTAAAAGGAATAATATTTAATGCATATAGTGCAATAACTCCTGCTATTCCGCCAAGGACTCCTGGAAAAATAGCACCAGGATTCATTAACTCAAAAAATATACCATATATGGCAATAAGCAGAAATATATAAGCCATATTAGGGTTTGTAATTATGGATAAAAAACGCGTTTTAAAATTTGCTTCGTAGTTGATTATATTGGCATCTTTAGTATTCAGAATGTGGTTTTGATTAGCTACTTTAACAACTCTGCCATGGAGTTTAGCAAGTAACTCTTCTGTGTTGTTAGCCATCAAATCAATAACTCCAGACTTTAAAGCATCCTCAGCAGAGAGACTCTCAGCTTCTTTTACAGCTTCGATTGCCCATGAGATATTGCGATCATTTAATTGAGCCAGACTTTTTATGTAAGCCGTAGCATCATTGATTGCTTTTTTCTCTAGTGTAGAGATGCTGCTGTTTGCATCTGCTGTTTTTTGTCCTGGCATAATGCTAACGGGAGTAGCAGCTCCAAGATTTGTTCCTGGTGCCATCGCTGCTACATGAGAAGCGTAAAGAAGATATGTTCCTGCACTAGCAGCTCTTGCACCTTTTGGGTAGACATAGGTAGCTACAGAGATAGGAGAGTTTAGAATATCTTGAATCATCTCTCTCATGGAGGTTGAGAGTCCTCCTGGAGTATCAAGTTCAATTAGTATCATCTGAACATCATGAGAGATAGCAGATGCAATTCCTTCTTTTAAGTAGCTGCTAGTAGCTGGCCCAATAGCACCACTTATCTCTAATTTCACAACTGTAGGAGAGGCACTAAAAAGTGGTAAAATAATTAGAAATAGTAAAAAAAGTAATCGCTTCATATCATACACCTTAGATCTAAAGAGTACACATAACAATAACTAATAGTACCCAAGAAATAACAATAAAGTCAATATGATATTTTTTTACGCTTGTGTTTCTTCTTTTTTACTTTTAGATCTTTTATAGAAGATATATCCTGCCCCAACTAAAAGCAAGAAAGCTAAAAGAATCTCAAGTGTGTAGTCTGCTTGCTCTTCTATCTGTGTGTTTATAGGAGCAATTTTTTTGTGAATTTTAACTTCAACAGAATCATCACTCTTTGGTCTCTCTTTAACTTTTTCTATTTCTATTTCTTTTTCAATTTTTTGAGTTTTTACTTCAAGTGCTGCTACTTTTTCTTCTATGACTTCTTTAGCTATTTTTTTGTTTGTTGCATTATCTAGCACATACGCATCGTTATAGTAACTTTCTAATGCTCTTAGTGTTCTCAGCAGTTGTACATAACTTGTAAAAGGTGACAAAGATATAGCGTGATACTCACCTATCTTTTTTAACTCCACTTCTATGGAATTTTTATTTATAAGAGTTGAAAGCTTATCATCATTAAGGATGTTATTATTTAGTTTTACTAAACTATTTAAAGCATTTTTCTCATGTAAAAAGCTTCCTACTATAATCTGTTTTTCACTTGAAAAAAGAGTTATTGCCAGCATTATAATTAAAAATATTGATTTCATTTGTCAATCCTTAGGAGTTATTATTTTTCATTCATTAATACAAGTTCTAAACTACCGCTAACGTAGTTTGCAAAAAATGTAAGTGTCTCAAGGTCTTTATCATCATAATCCCCTCTTGATTTGTTAAGCAGTTGGATAACCCCTATAACTTCTCTTTTAGAGTCAAATATAGGAACAGTGATGATATTTCTAGTCACATAACCACTTTTTTTATCAATACTAGGCAAAAATCTCGAATCATCATACGGAGAATTAACTACTTGAGGTTTTGTAGTTTTGTATGTATCTCCGACAATCCCAGAATCTAGAGCAATAACTATTCGCCCTATTCCATCACTTAGTTTAGTCCAGAGCATCTTATCCTCAGCATCTACTATAAAGATAGAGCATCTGTCTGCGTTTAAAAGCATCTTTGCCTCATCCGCTATAAGCTCCAGTGAGTTTTCAATCTTTCCCAAAGCCATAAGCTTTTTTCCAAACTCTGCTATCTGCTTGTACTTCTGCATTAAGCTTTACTCTCGTCGTTCGAGCCTTCCATCAGACAAAGGTCAATCAACTCTAAGTATCCGCTGACATAGTGAGCGAAAAAGATCATAAACTTAATATCTTCAGTATCAAAACCCTCTTCTTTATTTAGCAGTTGAAGGACCCCGATTATCTCTCTTTTTGAGTTGAAGATTGGAGCAGTCACTATATTTTTAGTTGTATAGCCACTCTCTTTATCTATATCTGGAAGAAAGTGAGGGTTTGAGTATGGATTATTTTCGATAAGTGGCTTTCTTTCTCTAATAGTATGACCTACCAAGCCTTTATTTGATGGGATAATAATCCTTTGGATATCATCTGCAAGAGTAGTCCAGAGTTCTTTCTTTTCTAAATCGTTTATAAAAATAGAGCATCTATGTGCACCGATAACCTCTTTAGCATACTTTGCTATCCGAGGTAAGCCACTTGCATAAGAGGTGTCATTTAACAAATCTCTTCCAAAATCAGCAAGTTTTTTATAAATATTTGCATATCTCATAATAGGTCCCCGTTATTTAATTAGAATAATTATAGTGTAAAATACGAAAAAAAAGGAATCTATATGAATCAAGTTACTATCTGGCATAACCCAAGTTGCTCAAAATCACGCGCGGCACTAAATATTTTAGAAGAAAGTGGTTGTGAAATAGAGGTAGTTAAATACTTAAAAATCACTCCGACTAAAGATGAAATAACAACAGCACTTACTATGCTTGGAATGAACCCTAAAGAGCTAATGAGAACTAAAGAAGATATCTACACTGAGTTAAATCTAAAAGTTGAAGATGATTATGATAAATTAGTAGATGCTATGGTTGAAAATCCAAAGCTAATTGAGAGACCTGTTATTTTTAAAGATGGACAAGCAATCATAGGAAGACCTACTTCTATAATTGCTAAGTTTTTAACTAGCTAAAGAGAATTACTTTTTCTCTTTAGTTTTTTCTACAAAACTACAATCACCGCTTGAGTATGGACAAGTTTTTACTATACTCATCTCAAACTGTTCCTCTTCTATGCCTTCTTGCTTACGGTCGTAGTGGCGCATAGCTGCTCTAAAAGAAGTAAGTACCATATTTGCACTATCCTGATGATCTGTTGAGATATGCTCTACCTGCTCACCTTCTGGTTTGGATGTATCTATTTTAGGCGGTTGGATATTTGCATAAGCTTCTTGAAGGTCTTGCTCTAATCCTAAAACTGTTACAAGAGAATCCACTATAGGTTCACCTTTTATCATCTCTGTAAGAAGAGAGCCAAGAGTTGCCGCATCTTGAGTTGCCGAATTTGTACCAAACTTCACATCAAGAATATGACTACTGTCTCTTTTCATATACATGATTACATAACTCTTTGTCGCATTATCAATACCTACACCGACACAGTCAGCGTCTTCAAGTTTGCCATAATTTTCAGGCTGCATCATGTGTTTAGCTATCTCAATACTTAGTTCTTCTTGATTTTCTTCTTGCATATCTTACCTCTATACTTTTGGAGCAAGCTGTTCTATACTCACACCATTGTCTTTAATAAATTTTGAAATCGTATCTGAGTGAGTATGCTCATACTCTTTTGCATAAACGATTCTTTTGATACCACTTGCTATTAGGTTTTTACTACATTCGCTACAAGGTTCAAGTGTTACAAATATCGAAGCACCTTCTATAGAGATGCCTTTTCTTGCTGCCCAGATGATAGCATTCATCTCTGCATGAATCTCATAAGTCTTTGACCACTCATGATGATCTGGAGTATACTCACCGTTCCAGTGATCGCAACAGTTTGTAAATCCTGCCGGTGTACCGTTGTAACCAGTACTTAAGATACGACCATCTTTTACAATAACTGCACCGACCTGTTTAGATACACACTTTGAAGCTGTAGCAAGCTCTTGTGCAATATTTATGAAGTTTTGATCACTTAACATTTCTAATCATCTTTAATTCTGCATTATGACGAAGCCTTGCGAAGTAATCACCAAGAACCTGTTCTCTCTGCTCAGCAGTTATCATGTTTACTATTTGGTTTCTAACACTATCCAAACCTGTCTCTTTAGCTGATTCTATCTCTTTGATGTAAAAGCTCATATATCCGCCTTTACCGTCTGGAACAGCTGCCGTAAAACTGTTTAATGATGTTCTTTCTAAAAGAGATGCTAATTCTGGAGAGATTCTGTCGTATGGAAGACTCTGCTCATTGCTAGAGATATCTGGTGAATAGAACATTGGATTGTCAATTTTTTCTTGAAGCTTTTGCTTGTTAGTTGACTGATATATCAAAACTTTAAATCCGCTTGGATGAGCAAACGAGTCTTTATGTGATTTAAAATATGCTTCTATCTCATCTTCTGTTGGCTCCGAAACACCGCTGTAGGCGATTGCAGAGTAAAGCTTTTGAGAAAGTAGTTTTTCTTTTATCTTCTCTTTTAACTCTTCTGATGTTAAACCGCTTGAGTTTCTAACAGCTTCGTAAAACTCACTTACACTAAGTTTATTTCTCTCAGCAGTTTTTTTGATGTCATCATAAACTTCACCGCTGCTAACAGATATTTTTCTCTCATCTATCTCTTGATTTTCAAGAGCTTTTCTTATTAAAGCATCTGTAGCAGATTTAGCATCTATTTTTGAAAGTTGCATCTCTTTTTTTATGTCATAAAGAGTTATAGCACTTCCTTTGACAATAACAGCGATTCCATCAACAATTTCAGCACTTAGTGTTAGAGCAAG
Protein-coding regions in this window:
- a CDS encoding iron-sulfur cluster assembly scaffold protein, with the translated sequence MQEENQEELSIEIAKHMMQPENYGKLEDADCVGVGIDNATKSYVIMYMKRDSSHILDVKFGTNSATQDAATLGSLLTEMIKGEPIVDSLVTVLGLEQDLQEAYANIQPPKIDTSKPEGEQVEHISTDHQDSANMVLTSFRAAMRHYDRKQEGIEEEQFEMSIVKTCPYSSGDCSFVEKTKEKK
- a CDS encoding deoxycytidylate deaminase — encoded protein: MLSDQNFINIAQELATASKCVSKQVGAVIVKDGRILSTGYNGTPAGFTNCCDHWNGEYTPDHHEWSKTYEIHAEMNAIIWAARKGISIEGASIFVTLEPCSECSKNLIASGIKRIVYAKEYEHTHSDTISKFIKDNGVSIEQLAPKV
- a CDS encoding peptidyl-prolyl cis-trans isomerase, whose amino-acid sequence is MYKIFLTIMLALTLSAEIVDGIAVIVKGSAITLYDIKKEMQLSKIDAKSATDALIRKALENQEIDERKISVSSGEVYDDIKKTAERNKLSVSEFYEAVRNSSGLTSEELKEKIKEKLLSQKLYSAIAYSGVSEPTEDEIEAYFKSHKDSFAHPSGFKVLIYQSTNKQKLQEKIDNPMFYSPDISSNEQSLPYDRISPELASLLERTSLNSFTAAVPDGKGGYMSFYIKEIESAKETGLDSVRNQIVNMITAEQREQVLGDYFARLRHNAELKMIRNVK